A segment of the Hallerella succinigenes genome:
AAAAGCAACTTGCCACCCTCGAAACCCAAGTCAACACCCTCGTCTATCAACTCTACGGCATCACCGATGCAGAAGAAATCGAAGCTGTGGAGAAAAGGTGAAAAAGGAGTTTTTTTATGTTTAGAGCGTATGCATTAGATTTAGATCAAATAGGTTCCTTAATAGAGAATGAACCTGTTAAATCTATTTATGATAATGTAGATAGAGAAAAAATTAATTCTTCTTTAAAAAAATTTCTGAAGGCTAATGTTACTTGTTTGAATGGAGAAAAATTAATAGAGATTTTTTTTCCTTCTAAATGTTGTCCTGTTTTTTTATCTCATTCTGGTTTAGATAAAAGTAGAGTTGAACAGTTTGCGCAATGGTTGAAGAAAAATTTTGAAATAAATTCATTCATTGATTCGGATTTATGGGGATGCATAACGGATTTACAACGGGAAATTGATCAAGAGTGTAAAGAGAATGCAAGTAAGCAATCGATAGAACGATACATTAAATCACGTTGTTCGGGGACTCCTTTTAATGCAAATAAATATGAAAGTACTACGCATGTTCATATAATGCTATGTCAAGCATTGGCACATATGATTGATCGTGCTGAGTGCTTTATATTTCTTGGGTCATCCAATTCATATTCAAATCAAAATGGCGAAAAAGGAACATTTTCTCCATGGATTTACCATGAATTGTCTATGGTGGGTATAATGCGAGAAAGAAAAAGGGAATCTATACCAGATTTTTCGCAGCTAAATTGTTCTTCGACAATGTTTGAAGGTGATGAAGGTAAGAAAAAAATAAAAGTTTTTTATCCTGAGCCTTTAAAAGAACATGTTCTTTTGACGGAGAATTGTTTAAAATTATGGGCTAGTCAAAACTTTAGCACAAATTCTGTCAATGATCCTTTGTCAGAGGAGGCTGTCCGTCTTTGTGAAAATAAAGATGCTAAAGAAAAATGGGAAAAAGCCTTGAATTGGCTTTACGAAAAATGTCGCAAAAAGGTTACGGAGTATGAAACGTCAAGTCTTTTATAGTTTTCACTACAAACAAGATTCTCGTCGAGTTGCTCAAATTCGAAATATTGGGGCTATTGAAGGAAATACTTCTGTATCCGACAATGATTGGGAAGAAGTAAAGAAAGGTGGAGACGAGGCCATTCGTCGCTGGATTGATGCTAATATGCAGTATCGCTCGTGTTTGATTGTCCTTGTGGGGGAACATACCTCGGAAAGACCTTGGGTTGACTACGAAATTCGACGAGCATGGAATAAGGGAATGGGTGTTTTTGGAATATACATCCATCGTATAAAAGATCCTTTGCTTTGTCGATATGGTTATATGGGTTTTTCTAATATGGGTGATAATCCCTTTGATAAAATATTCTTTGAAAATGGTAATCCATTATCTTCTGTGGTACCATGTTATAATCCAAATCCTAACGATGCATACAATGACATTGCAGAACATTTAGAAGAATGGGTTGAAAAAGCAATTAAGGTGAGAGGTTAAAGAATGGCTTTATTTAATATTGATCGATTTGAGTCTATTGCTCGAGAAAATCGCGTTGTTGCGTCAAAATATGCTATTGATGAGGCTGTATTATTAGAATCGGAAATGAAATGTTTCTCTCGGTATGATGAAAAGAAAATATATGACATTTTTCTGTCTCATAGTTATAGGGATCGAGTGGCTGTTGCAGGATTGGTAAAATATTTGAAAAGACAATACCATTACGAAATATATGTTGATTGGATAGACGATCAAAACTTGAATCGTTCTCGTGTGACAAAGGAAACGGCGGAGACTATAAAATCTCGAATGAGAAATTGTAAATGTCTTTTTTATGTAACATCAGAGAATGCTCCACAATCAAAGTGGATGCCCTGGGAATTAGGATTGATGGATGGATTAAAAGATAGAGTTGCGATATGCCCGTTAACAAGAGAGGTATATAATGCTGATGATTATCATGGACAAGAATATTTAGGAATATATCCATATATTTCTGAAACCAAAACTGATAAAGGTCAAAATGCACTATGGGTGAATAATGACAAAAGGCATTATATAATTTTTGAAGAATGGATTAAAGGAAACAATCCTTACTTACGTCAATAAAAAAGGAGTTTGCAATGTGTGACAATAGAGAAGAAAAAAGACAACATATAGATATTATCGAATCAACCATTACTCGAATGAGCGAGAACTCAAAGCAAATGAAGGAATGGTGTATTGCTCTAATTACAGGACTTGTTGGCGTCAATTTTGTTATTAAGATTTCATGGTTGATTATTATTGCCTTGATTGTAACAATTCTTTTTGGGGGTTTAGATACGTTTTACTTAACACTCGAAAGACGATATCGCTATCTGTATAATGATGCAGTGTGTATTGGAAATAAATATTCCATATCGAAATGCTTTGCTAAGATTAGATGTTTTCTTGCAAAAAAAAGAAACAGACAAAAAATAAAATACATAAAGTCGTTTGTATTTTGTAGAAAAATTCCTTTGTATGGAATGTCTACAAAGAAATATGAAAAGTATGTAACATATTGTTCTGCATTTATATCAAAAAGTATATGCCTTTTTTATGGAGGGGTGTCTCTCGCATTGGTGATTCTATTTATTGTAGCAGTTAAATCATCAAATGTTGATGAAACTACCAAAATAGAATTGTCAAATAAACAGATTGAATTTAAGATGAATGACCCTTTGAACGTGAATGTAAAAGAATTTGATTCGTTGAAAATAAATTTAGATAAAATTGATTCATTGATTCTTAAAATTGATGAATTGAAAAAAGTTAACGTTCAAATTCTTGATACAGTAAAAAACAAAACTCTTGTGAAAAAAGGAAAATGAGTATGGCTAGATATTTTTTTAGTATGAAAGAAATGAAAAATGCTAACGAAATAATGATACCGGAAAATAAATTTAATTTTGACGAATGTGTAAAACAGGGATATTTGATTGCAAGTAGAAATAAGAGAAAAACGGCTGAAAAACTGGATGCGTATCCATTTCCTAAAAATGCTGATGATGTTGATTTGACGGAGGTTATGAAAGATTGGTTTCCGTTAGGAGAGAATGACATTTTTCTATCGCATTCGCATAGTGATGAAAAATTAGCAATAGCAATATCATATTATTTAGCGAAAAATTTTAAATTAAAATGTTTTGTTGATTCTTGTGTTTGGGGATATGCAGAGACATTGCTGAGAAAATTGGATGAGAAGTATTCTGATAACAATAATTATGATTGTCGCAATGGAACGACTGCTCATGTTCATCTTATGCTAAATTCAGCATTAATGAAAGTTATGCATTCCTGTACAAGCTTTATTTTTTTGCAAACAAAAAATTCTTTGCGAAATGATCGAAAAGGTGTGAAAAATTGGACATACTCATCATGGATTTATTCGGAGCTGAGTATGAGTCGAGTGATGTCTGACATTTTATATTCGGACAAAGAAAAGAAAAAATCTCGTTCTTCTTGTATTTTGTTGGAATCTGCTCAACTCCCTATGGGTTATAGCAACATTACAACAAATCATTTGAAAAATATTACACTAGAAGATTTACAAATTAGTTTTAGAGAAGATTGGCAAGAATTATATGGCTGTTCAAATAAGGAAAAAATATTTGAAAACTTGTACGTTAATGCGAAATAACGATTGTGTGTATGACAGCAATGTAGTCGTTTTTTTTAATAGATATTGAACTATTAGTGTCCGGAGAAAATTTTCAAAGCGTCTAGACCCCAGAATTTACGCGGTCTAGACTTTGATTTTGCCGTTGCAAGCCCCCTCCCTAGAAATTTGGACGCTACGATGGGCAAGGTGGATGCTGCAGCATGCGTTCCCAGTCCCTTGTGGGATGTTCAAAAAAGTCAAACATGTCAATGTAGAGCATCAGGATTATTCGCATCATTGTCGCAAGTCCGGAAAAGCTCCAGCGCCGTTCAAGGCTGCGCTGCACAAGGGTCAGGAGAAGGTTCGCGATGAGGGTTACCCAGATCTGGGTCTTGATGGCGTTCTCGCTCACCCCATAGAAGTAGCGCAGGGGAAAGTTCTGCTTAAGTTGCTTGAAAAGCGATTCGATCTGACAGCGCCTTTGATAGATGGCGATAACTTCATCCACGCCGAGGTCGTGGCTGTTTGTCAGCAGCTGGACCTCCTGCTCCTTGCTCCCTCTCCTCGAAGTCTTGGTCTCGGTGTACGAGATAATCCGGGCCCTATGCGTTGTAGCGCCCTTGTGGAACACGACGTCCCTGACCGACCTGTTCCGGTACCTGCCATCGTCGAGCAGGACGCTCTCCGAGACCGTCTCGTAGGTCAGGTTTCTTTTCATCTTGGTCACGTAGGTAACGCCATGCTGCGTCAGATCCTCCAGCTTTTCATAGTCGATGTAGGCGCGGTCCATGGCGAGCACGTCGCCGTCGTCAAAGTCGCATGGCTTGAGCATGAAGCTGTCGTGGGTGGCCGCGGAAGTAAACTTGATGTCGCCGGGAACCCCCTCGTTCGCGCTGATGACTGTATGGACCTTTATGCCGCCTTTCTTCTTTCCAATTTTCGGGTCCCTGCCGACACCCCTGAAAACCAGGTTGGAGAACAGCGTCACCGTTGTGGAATCGATGATTTTGAGCCGTCCCAGCCATCCGGGCAGCCCGTTGAGGCGGCTGTCCGGTAAAAGTCGGCTTCTGTGCGCCCTTAGCAGGCTGAAATAGGTGTCCCCGAAGATGGACTCGCTTCTCTTCGCGTTGGCGTCCCCCCTTCCTCAGGTCAAAATGTCCGCTTTCATCTCCTAAATCCGGGGCGGAAAGGGGACTTTTATGTCCAGAAAAACTACCGATACAACACTCAGGGATTCATTTCTTGAGCGAATAAAGAAGCCGGGATGCCCGTCTGTCAAGACCATCGCCGAAGAAATGAACCTGCCAAAAGCTACATTGTACTCATGGATTGCTGCGGAACGGCAACGCAAACGTCAGGGAGTCTCCATGAGCAAGAAATCGGCAAAAAGATCCGCACTCACCAAGTTCAGCCTCGTCGCAAAATCTGAGGGCATGACACCAGAGGAACTCGAAAAGTTCTGTGCCGAAAACGGGGTTTCTTTTGCGGAACTCCAGTCCTGGAGAGACCTTTCTCTTTCCGCAATGGAGAACTCTGGTGACGGAAACGTGATGTCCGTAAAACAGCATGAGGATGAAGTTGCCAAGCTCAAGGCGGAACTTGCACGCAAGGAAAAAGCACTTGCCGAAGCAGCCGCACTCCTGATTCTTCAAAAAAAAACTTCGGCAATATTGGGACCGGAAAAGTAGAAGAGGAAAAGAAACGGAAAATCCTTGCGGCCATCGAGGAGGCTATCCAAAATGGCGCAAGGCTTTCCAAGGCGTGCGATGTAATCGGTCTTTGCGAACGTCGTTACAGGCGCTGGCGAAGGAATGTTGCGGACAACCGAGGTGGCTATCGTGAAAACAATTCACAACGGCTTTCCCTGGAAGAAACAGCCTCGATTATCGAAAACTTTACGAGGGAAGAATACCGTAACCTCCCGTTGAATATCGCCCATGCAAAGCTTATGGATCAAGGAATCTACATTGCTTCGCCGTCGACTTGCGAACGCGTTATGAAAGCTTATTATCAAGGCATAGGCAGAGTCGCCGACCGCAATATTGTGCGGCGTAAACGGCCTGAATATTCAGCGAAAGGACCGAACCAGGTCTGGTGTTGGGACATTACCTGGCTCCATTCCGAAGTGACCGGGAAGTACTATTACCTCTACTTGATTATCGACATGTATTCGAGGTACATCGTCGGATGGAGTCTGCATACAAAAGAAGATGGAAAACTGGCGGAGATGCTCTTTGCGGAGACTCTACAAAAATATTGCCCCGGCGAAAACGTATCTCTGTTGGTCCATGCGGACAACGGGAAACCCATGCGCAGCAAGGATCTTAAATCTTTGTTTGAAAAGCTGCACGTGATGTCAAGCCATAGCCGGCCGCATACGAGTAACGACAACGCCTTTGCCGAGAGCATTTTTGCTACGATGAAAAGTCGTGTGGTATATCCGGAATACTTCATGACTATCGAGGACGCAGAACGATTTGTCGTGGAATTTGTGGACTGGTACAACAACGAACATCTGCACTCCGGACTGGATTTGCTGCCGCCGTGCGCCGTTCATTTTGGCTACCACCAGGAGATTCTCGACCGCAGAAATGCGTTGCTGGAAAGGTCCAGGGAACTGCATCCAGAACGCTTTGGGGGAAGGAGAAAGTTCTACAAAATTGATGAAACCGTCAGCCTAAAACATCGAATCCACTTGCAAAAAGCAGTATGACATACTAACTTTAAACTAAACTAACCGAGCGGACATATTGCCTGAAAATTGCCGGCGTCCCCCAGCGTACTCCGCTTGGGCACGCAGCCCATCTGCAGGTGCGGCATTCTGCTCACGAATGTCAGCGCAGACGCCTCTATCTCCCGCAGGGAATCGAACCGCATCACGACCGCATAGAGCATCGAAAGCAGGTGAGTCCATGCGTCGAAGGACTTCCTGTAGCGTTCTCCGCCGGATTCCGTGCTGATTCTGAGGATTTCGTCCCTGTCGAGATACTTGCAGAGTTGCGCGAAGACCGGCTGTCCGGTAAAAAATGTACTTTTGGCCATAGCGTTTTGTTTCCCTTTGTTTTGTGGTAATTACAAGGTAAAAACAAAACGGGCAGGTTCTTCGCCTGAGGAACCTGCCATTTTTATTTTTGGGCTCTTCATCAACATGTGTGGGTGGCTTCGCCACCCTTTTTTTGTTGACTTTCGCCTAAATCAAACAAAAAAAATGGGCTATTTTCTAAAATTTAATCGCCAAAAAAAACAGAAGAAAAAGCCCATGTCAAAATTATACAAATCCATCTTCAATGTCAACGGCTGTTCAGTCGTCAAGCAGGAGCAAACCGACACCACGGTCACCATCACGGTAAGACTCACCAAGGGCAACGCCAGCAGGTGCGGCTGTTGTGGGCGAAAAGGGAAGCTCTACGACAACGGCCGGGAACAGAGGGTATGGCGGACGCTCGATCTCGGCACGAAGATGGGCTTCATCAGGATGGACACCTACAGGGTGAAGTGCAAGAAATGCGGCGTAAAAACGGTGAAGGTGCCGTGGGCAAGCCACAGGTCAGGCTTCACCGACGCCTTCGAGCAGCAGGTCGCATGGGCCGTATGCAGCATGTCGAAAAAGGCTGTCGCAAAGCAGCTACGCATCGCCTGGAATACCGTGGGGGAAATTGCCGACCGCGTATGGGATCGCCTGGACACAAGGCCGATCAAGGCAGGCTGCATCTTCAGGCGCATAGGCATCGACGAGACCAGCTACAAGAAAGGGCACAAGTACATAACGGTGGTAGTGGATCACGACAGGCGCTGCGTGATCTGGGTCCACGAGGGCTACGGGAAGGAGGTGCTGGACCTCTTCATGAGGGAACTCAGCGAAGAGCAGCGCAAGGGCGTGGAGCTTGTGACTTGTGACGGAGCCAAGTGGATAAGGTCAAGCATCGAGGAGTTCCTGCCCAATGCCGAACGGTGCGTGGACAGCTTCCATGTCGTACAGTGGGCGACAGAAGCCCTGGACAAGGTCCGTGTGGAAGCCTGGAAGGAGGCCCGCAAGGAAAACCGCAATCAGAAACGGGGCCGAGGCAGGCCCACGAAGGATAGCGTCCCGAAGGACCGCACCGCGGAGGGGATAAAGAACTCCAGGTACGCTCTGGGCAAGGCTCCAGAGAACCTTAACGAAAGCCAGCAGAGAAAAATAGAACTCATAGCAAGCCGCTATCCGCGTCTCTACAGGGCATACCAGCTCAAGGAGGAACTGCGCATCATCCTGAAGATGGGCTATGACGATGCCAGGGAAAATCTGGACAGGTGGCTGTGGCGTGCAAGCCACTCACGCATCGGCTCAGTCAAGGATCTGTACGCAAAGATCAAGCGTAACTACGACGGAATCCTCAACACAATCAGGCTGGGCGTGTCAAACGCAAGGATCGAGGCGACGAACAACAAGATAAAGCTACTGATACGGACTGCCTATGGCTTCAGGAACATGAACAACATGCTGTCGCTGATAATGTTGAGCTGTTCCTATGTCGATGTAAAGATAGCCTACGAATGGGAATCGGAATCGAGAGAATCATCTAGCAAGGCTGCCTAAATGCTACCACACATATTGATGATGCCTCTATTTTTGGCTATATTTTTTACCGGACACTAATAATATTGAACTTAGTAAAGGTTTCTATGTGTGAAAATAATATTGAATCTATTCTAAATCAATTTAGAGCTTTGCATGTTGGCAATCTCAAGGATGTTTATAGTCACTACTCGGATAAAATTGAATTTGATGAAAATTTTACATCGTATAAAGAGCTTTGTAATAAACTAAATGAGGAACTAAAACAAAATATTGAGTTGAATAATCGCAATAAAACATCTGTTTTTTTGTCGCATAGCCATAAAAATCTTAAATATGCATATTGTGTAGCTCTTTTTTTGACCAGAAAATACGGAGTAAATGTCTATATTGACGAATTTGATTCATTTATGCCATCAATAACAAGTCCACAAACGGCAAAGAGATTAATCAGTAAAATAAAGCATTCGAATAGGTTTATTTTTATCGGTACAGAAGAATCATTTGATTCAAAATGGTGTAATTGGGAGGTTGGTTTAGGAGATACAAAAAGGTTGAAGGGACATCTTGCTTTTTTTGTAATGAATGATAGAATAGAAAAAAATGGTGGCTATGATAAAAATGAATATGTTGGTTTATATCCTTTCATTTGGGACAAAGACATTCGACATAACAATAAAGATGATGATGTTCTATATGTAGGTTATTATGAGCGGGATAACAGCACTTTAGTTTCTTTAGATGATTGGTTGCACCAAAACAAAACTTTTTTTTAATAGCTTTCACAGGCTCATCTTATTCCAAGGTTCAATTCAAAACCGAAGAAGAGGTCGAGAAGGTTGTTGTTGAAAGCCT
Coding sequences within it:
- a CDS encoding TIR domain-containing protein — encoded protein: MKRQVFYSFHYKQDSRRVAQIRNIGAIEGNTSVSDNDWEEVKKGGDEAIRRWIDANMQYRSCLIVLVGEHTSERPWVDYEIRRAWNKGMGVFGIYIHRIKDPLLCRYGYMGFSNMGDNPFDKIFFENGNPLSSVVPCYNPNPNDAYNDIAEHLEEWVEKAIKVRG
- a CDS encoding toll/interleukin-1 receptor domain-containing protein translates to MCENNIESILNQFRALHVGNLKDVYSHYSDKIEFDENFTSYKELCNKLNEELKQNIELNNRNKTSVFLSHSHKNLKYAYCVALFLTRKYGVNVYIDEFDSFMPSITSPQTAKRLISKIKHSNRFIFIGTEESFDSKWCNWEVGLGDTKRLKGHLAFFVMNDRIEKNGGYDKNEYVGLYPFIWDKDIRHNNKDDDVLYVGYYERDNSTLVSLDDWLHQNKTFF
- a CDS encoding TIR domain-containing protein → MALFNIDRFESIARENRVVASKYAIDEAVLLESEMKCFSRYDEKKIYDIFLSHSYRDRVAVAGLVKYLKRQYHYEIYVDWIDDQNLNRSRVTKETAETIKSRMRNCKCLFYVTSENAPQSKWMPWELGLMDGLKDRVAICPLTREVYNADDYHGQEYLGIYPYISETKTDKGQNALWVNNDKRHYIIFEEWIKGNNPYLRQ
- a CDS encoding terminase gpP N-terminus-related DNA-binding protein, giving the protein MSRKTTDTTLRDSFLERIKKPGCPSVKTIAEEMNLPKATLYSWIAAERQRKRQGVSMSKKSAKRSALTKFSLVAKSEGMTPEELEKFCAENGVSFAELQSWRDLSLSAMENSGDGNVMSVKQHEDEVAKLKAELARKEKALAEAAALLILQKKTSAILGPEK
- a CDS encoding DUF4372 domain-containing protein, with the protein product MAKSTFFTGQPVFAQLCKYLDRDEILRISTESGGERYRKSFDAWTHLLSMLYAVVMRFDSLREIEASALTFVSRMPHLQMGCVPKRSTLGDAGNFQAICPLG
- a CDS encoding ISL3 family transposase codes for the protein MSKLYKSIFNVNGCSVVKQEQTDTTVTITVRLTKGNASRCGCCGRKGKLYDNGREQRVWRTLDLGTKMGFIRMDTYRVKCKKCGVKTVKVPWASHRSGFTDAFEQQVAWAVCSMSKKAVAKQLRIAWNTVGEIADRVWDRLDTRPIKAGCIFRRIGIDETSYKKGHKYITVVVDHDRRCVIWVHEGYGKEVLDLFMRELSEEQRKGVELVTCDGAKWIRSSIEEFLPNAERCVDSFHVVQWATEALDKVRVEAWKEARKENRNQKRGRGRPTKDSVPKDRTAEGIKNSRYALGKAPENLNESQQRKIELIASRYPRLYRAYQLKEELRIILKMGYDDARENLDRWLWRASHSRIGSVKDLYAKIKRNYDGILNTIRLGVSNARIEATNNKIKLLIRTAYGFRNMNNMLSLIMLSCSYVDVKIAYEWESESRESSSKAA
- a CDS encoding IS3 family transposase, with protein sequence MLAAIEEAIQNGARLSKACDVIGLCERRYRRWRRNVADNRGGYRENNSQRLSLEETASIIENFTREEYRNLPLNIAHAKLMDQGIYIASPSTCERVMKAYYQGIGRVADRNIVRRKRPEYSAKGPNQVWCWDITWLHSEVTGKYYYLYLIIDMYSRYIVGWSLHTKEDGKLAEMLFAETLQKYCPGENVSLLVHADNGKPMRSKDLKSLFEKLHVMSSHSRPHTSNDNAFAESIFATMKSRVVYPEYFMTIEDAERFVVEFVDWYNNEHLHSGLDLLPPCAVHFGYHQEILDRRNALLERSRELHPERFGGRRKFYKIDETVSLKHRIHLQKAV